From the Candidatus Rokuibacteriota bacterium genome, the window ACACCGAGTTGCTTTCCGAGGTATTGCGACGCGTTCTCTGATGCCCTGGTGAGCGGACGAAAGCGGTGTGTATTTGTCAGCGGCGAAACTCGTCGATGAGACGGCCGGTGTCCTGGTGGACCCTCCTCACCTCAGCCTGGTCAGCGCCGGCCCCAAGGCCGTCAGCTCGAACCAGCGGGTGAGGACTTGGCGGTAGGCACGCTCCGGCGACGCTCGATCGCGCGGAGGCGCGGCCGCGCGAGCGACCAGCCAGCCACCCGCTAGCCGGCCGACCAGCTGCAGGATCCGGGGCGCCAGGTTATCCACAGAGGGCCCTCTTTTCTGTCCCCGCGACACCCCGAAGCGTGGACACGTGGACAAGGCAGTATTCGTGCGGGTTGTCCACGCTTCTGCATCCGTGGACTGTCCACGCTTCACGATGCGTGGACAAGCCAGTGTTGATGCGGGTTGTCCACGTGTCCACGGATCGCGCCCTGGGGAAGAGAAAAGAACATGCTGCCCGGCTCCTCGTCGGCCGGGGCGGGGGGCTGAAGCGGGCCCGGAGGTCGGCCAGCGTGTCCTTGAGGCCGGTGAGGCCGGTCCAGGTCGCAAGGAGGAGGGGATCGCGCTCGTTGCGGAAGATGACGTGGGTGCTTCAGGGGGAGGCCCGGCTTCTTGAGCGACTCCCCGCTCTGGGCCACGAGGTAATCATCCAGGCCCACCTTGCCGCCGCCCGGGCCCGCGCGAGCCAGTGCCCAGTCTCAGGAGCCCCCCGACCGAAGCCCCCGGGGCGAGGCCTGGCTCACCGCCGCCGCGCCGCCTCGACCCAGCTCACGATCCGCTCGGGCGTCATCGGGACCTCGTCGACCCGCACGCCGAGCGGGGCGAGCGCGTCCTCGACAGCACTCGCGACCGCGGCCGGCGCGATCATGCGCCCGCCCTCGCCGCCACCCTTGACGCCGTACTCGGTGAAGGGCGACGGGGTCTCCACGTGACCGATCTCGAACTTCGGCACCTCCATCGCCGTCGGCAGGAGGTAGTCCATGAAGCTCGCGCTGAGCGGCTGGCCGTGGGCGTCGTAGGCGCACTCCTCGTAGAGGGCCATGCCGATGCCCTGCGTGATGCCGCCAGCGATCTGGCCACGGAGGCTCTTCGGGTTCACGATGGTGCCCACGTCGTGCACGGCGACGTACCGGAGGAGACGGACCTGGCCGGTGTGCGGGTTGACCTCGACCACCGGGATGTGGGCGCCATGGGCCATCATCGGGTAGAACGCGCCGAGGTCCTTGCGGTCCGGGGAGGGCATGGTCAGGTAGGGATGGTCGTAGGTGTGCCGCGCCTCGAGACCGCTCTCCATCTCTGGCGGCAGGTCGAGCTTGAACCAGTAGGCCTTGAAGCCGATCTCGGCGTAGGAGAGCGCCTTGTCGGGCGCGCCGCGGATCATCGCCCGGCCCCCGGCGAACGCGATGTCCTCGGGGGCGGCCTCCAGGTGATGGGCGACGATCTGGGCCATCTTCCGCTTGAGCTTGCGGGCCGCCCCCGCGACCGCGCCGGTGAGCATGACGGTCATGCGGCTCCCGCCGGGGCCAGCGCTCGGGAGCCCGTGCTGCGAGGACTCGTAGGCGACCGTTACCTGCGAGGGGTCGATGCCGAACTCCTCGGCGACGGTCTGGGCGACGACGGTCTCCGGGCTGTTGCCCCAGAACGGCGAAAACATCGTCACGATGAACTCGCCCGTCGGCCCCAGCGCGAGGCCGACGCTCTCGGGCACGCTGGTGAGACCCGGCGTGTCGTACCAGAACCAGAACTCGGTGGGCCCGTAGACGCTCCGCTGGTGCGCGGTCGCGAGCCCGATGCCGATGTAGCTCCCCCGCCGGCGCGCTTCGGCCTGCATCCGGCGCAGCTCCTCCCAGCCCGCCATGGTGAGCGCGCGGCCGAGCACGGCCGGGTAGTTGCCGCTGTCGTACACGTTCCCCTGCGGCGTCTTGAACGGGAACGCGTCGGGCGGAATGAAGTTGCGTCGCCGGATCTCGACCGGGTC encodes:
- a CDS encoding xanthine dehydrogenase family protein, yielding MATAQRTWIGTDVPRLEDPKLLAGRATYVDDVKLPGMLHAAVLRSPHAHARVARIDVSRARSLPGVFAVITGEDARDLSNPLPAFCAEPVVEYALAVDKARYVGEAVAAVAAVDRYTAEDAVALIEVDYEPLPAITDPFEAMKPGAPKVHENLPSNLVFEKTLSFGDVAGDFATADRVIRRRLRYHRASAQPLETAGAVCRYDPFSQRMDVWSNTNMINYVGWLLANTLKVPASKLNIIPLYVGGSFGSKHVLGKVIAIAGMLAKLTGRPVKFMEDRVDNLVACENLACDRYYDSELAITRDGIFKSLRVRVVDDYGAYFQFGHGTHGNALAQATGAYRIRSLEYTVRCALTNKCQQGVFRGAGSDAGNFNLERLVDAAARELGIDPVEIRRRNFIPPDAFPFKTPQGNVYDSGNYPAVLGRALTMAGWEELRRMQAEARRRGSYIGIGLATAHQRSVYGPTEFWFWYDTPGLTSVPESVGLALGPTGEFIVTMFSPFWGNSPETVVAQTVAEEFGIDPSQVTVAYESSQHGLPSAGPGGSRMTVMLTGAVAGAARKLKRKMAQIVAHHLEAAPEDIAFAGGRAMIRGAPDKALSYAEIGFKAYWFKLDLPPEMESGLEARHTYDHPYLTMPSPDRKDLGAFYPMMAHGAHIPVVEVNPHTGQVRLLRYVAVHDVGTIVNPKSLRGQIAGGITQGIGMALYEECAYDAHGQPLSASFMDYLLPTAMEVPKFEIGHVETPSPFTEYGVKGGGEGGRMIAPAAVASAVEDALAPLGVRVDEVPMTPERIVSWVEAARRR